A genomic region of Rhizobium sp. NXC24 contains the following coding sequences:
- a CDS encoding MipA/OmpV family protein: protein MELIVFVKSRLFFTFGLFAVSVGAASAGDGQHFWSGDWYLSVGAAGFTAPKFEGSKHNKLQWAPLISVGKQGPGPRFSSRNDNPSFAFIDNDGIRAGIVGKFVPSRDSSDGHELKGLKKVKWGAEVGGFVEAYPTDWLRARVEVRQGIRAHSGVVADAAIDAFTDITPELRLSGGPRMTLASPDYFDTYYGVNAKQSAASGLSRYNPGGGVKSVGAGGALTWKASQNWTTSAFVEYSRLTGPAADSSLVRERGDRNQLLVGVSASYKFNFTLN from the coding sequence ATGGAGTTGATTGTGTTTGTGAAATCGCGTTTGTTTTTCACCTTCGGCCTGTTCGCTGTTTCTGTGGGCGCCGCTTCGGCCGGGGACGGTCAGCACTTTTGGTCGGGCGATTGGTATCTAAGCGTCGGTGCAGCCGGTTTCACCGCGCCGAAATTCGAAGGCAGCAAACACAACAAGCTGCAATGGGCGCCGTTGATCTCCGTCGGCAAGCAAGGCCCAGGCCCGCGTTTCTCCTCGCGCAACGATAATCCCTCTTTCGCGTTCATCGACAATGACGGCATCCGCGCCGGTATCGTAGGCAAATTCGTGCCGAGCCGGGATTCCAGCGACGGTCACGAGCTGAAGGGCCTGAAGAAGGTCAAGTGGGGCGCCGAAGTGGGCGGCTTCGTCGAAGCCTATCCGACCGACTGGCTGCGCGCCCGTGTCGAAGTCCGCCAGGGCATTCGCGCGCATAGCGGCGTCGTCGCCGACGCTGCCATTGACGCCTTCACCGACATCACGCCGGAACTGCGCCTTTCCGGCGGCCCGCGCATGACGCTCGCTTCCCCAGATTATTTCGACACCTACTATGGCGTTAACGCCAAGCAGTCCGCAGCCTCCGGCCTCAGCCGCTATAATCCGGGTGGCGGCGTGAAGTCCGTCGGCGCTGGCGGTGCGCTGACCTGGAAGGCCAGCCAAAACTGGACCACGAGCGCCTTCGTCGAATATTCCCGCCTGACCGGTCCGGCTGCCGACAGCAGCCTCGTGCGCGAGCGCGGCGATCGTAACCAATTGCTGGTCGGCGTCTCCGCCAGCTACAAGTTCAATTTCACGCTGAATTGA
- a CDS encoding cyclopropane-fatty-acyl-phospholipid synthase family protein encodes MASALFSIVKKIVRKGSLRLTLASGETHMIGDGSGETVAVRVADQQAEDAIARDPTLKLGEMYMEGRFILEQGDIYEFLSLVKQNTTNEIFDLRMAALLIGRIAWQQIKSRSPINRNRYNVAHHYDLSAKLFDLFLDEDWQYSCAYFVPPGISLDEAQVAKKRHIAAKLLVEPGQRVLEIGSGWGGMGMYLAEANPGLDFTGITLSEEQLKVSRDRAAKRGLSDRMRFELQDYRYMTGRKFDRIVSVGMFEHVGIGDYGKFFRKVHELLDDNGVMVLHSIARPKPSFGTNAFIEKYIFPGGYIPSVGETVAPLEKAGLLVKDVEILPMHYAHTLRHWRNRFVARKAEAVALYDEKFFRMWEFYLAGSEMGFRWDELFIMQIQIAKNQFAVPDNRNYIAEREAKLRLFEATRAPLEKVTF; translated from the coding sequence ATGGCGTCGGCACTCTTCTCGATTGTTAAAAAAATCGTCCGTAAAGGCTCCCTGAGACTTACGCTCGCATCCGGCGAGACGCATATGATCGGGGATGGGTCCGGCGAGACGGTTGCCGTCCGCGTCGCCGACCAACAGGCTGAGGACGCGATTGCCCGCGATCCGACCTTGAAGCTCGGCGAAATGTACATGGAAGGCCGCTTCATTCTGGAGCAAGGGGATATCTATGAATTCCTCTCGCTGGTGAAGCAGAATACGACCAACGAAATCTTTGATCTGCGCATGGCGGCGCTCTTGATCGGTCGCATTGCCTGGCAGCAGATCAAAAGCCGCTCGCCGATCAATCGCAACAGATACAATGTTGCGCATCACTATGATCTGTCGGCCAAGCTGTTTGATCTTTTCCTCGATGAGGACTGGCAATATTCCTGCGCCTATTTCGTGCCGCCTGGCATCAGCCTGGACGAAGCCCAAGTGGCCAAGAAGCGCCATATCGCCGCCAAGCTGCTGGTCGAACCAGGGCAGCGCGTTCTGGAGATTGGCTCCGGCTGGGGCGGCATGGGTATGTATCTAGCCGAAGCCAATCCGGGCCTCGATTTCACCGGGATCACGCTCAGCGAAGAGCAGCTCAAAGTTTCGCGCGATCGTGCCGCCAAGCGCGGCCTGTCCGACCGCATGCGGTTCGAGCTTCAGGACTACCGTTATATGACCGGCAGGAAATTCGACCGCATCGTCTCGGTCGGCATGTTCGAGCATGTCGGCATCGGCGACTATGGCAAGTTCTTCCGCAAGGTCCACGAATTGCTCGACGACAACGGCGTCATGGTGCTGCACTCCATCGCCCGTCCAAAGCCGAGTTTTGGAACGAACGCCTTCATCGAGAAGTATATTTTCCCTGGCGGCTATATTCCATCCGTCGGAGAGACCGTGGCACCGCTGGAAAAGGCCGGGTTGCTGGTCAAGGATGTCGAAATCCTGCCGATGCATTATGCCCATACGCTGCGGCATTGGCGCAATCGCTTCGTGGCGCGCAAGGCCGAGGCTGTCGCGCTCTATGACGAGAAGTTCTTCCGCATGTGGGAATTCTATCTGGCCGGCTCGGAAATGGGCTTCCGCTGGGATGAACTCTTCATCATGCAGATCCAGATTGCAAAGAACCAGTTCGCTGTTCCTGATAACCGCAACTACATTGCCGAGCGGGAAGCGAAGCTCAGGCTATTTGAGGCAACCCGTGCGCCGCTGGAAAAGGTGACGTTCTAA